The Nitrosococcus watsonii C-113 genome includes the window GATTTTGGGCAAGTAGGCTTCTGGCCAGCGCCGGATTCCGGGAATACTGGCCCCTTCCAAGGGCTGGACTCCAATAATTTTGACTGCCGGATTTTGCGCCTTAAAATAGCGGGAGACCCCCACAATCGTGCCGGTAGTGCCCATAGAACTAACAAAATGGGTAATACTGCCACGGGTATCCCGCCAAATCTCGGGACCCGTTCCTTCATAGTGGGCGCGGGGATTATCAGGATTAGCAAACTGATCCAACACCCGGCCCTTGCCCTCGGCCTCCATCTCTAAAGCTAGGTCACGAGCCCCTTCCATGCCCTCTTGGGAAGTCACCAAAATGATTTCGGCCCCAAAGGCTTTCATGACCGCCCGCCGCTCTGCGCTCATATTCTCGGGCATCACCAACACCATCCGGTAACCTTTGATAGCCGCCATCATGGCCAGGGCAATACCGGTGTTACCGCTGGTTGCCTCCACCAAGGTATCGCCTGGCTTAATTTCCCCTCGCTCTTCCGCATACTGAATCATGCTAAGCGCCGGTCGATCCTTCACCGAGCCCGCGGGATTGTTACCTTCCAATTTCACTAACAGCGTATTGCTGGACTCACCTGGCAGGCGCTGAAGCCTTACCAACGGGGTATGCCCCACAAAATCCTCAATAGTAGGATAATCCATCCTAGCCACAGGCGCTCCCTATTAATCGAGCACTCATCCACGTTCCTCCAAACCGTGGCCTTCACTGCCATTATCCGGTAATTTGTGTGGATTTAGCGCCCTTTCCCCCGACTTTAAGTCCGACCTGATATCTTCTCTTTCCGTCAGTAGCGTGACAAAAGCTAAGGCGTAATCCTTCTCGTCCGCAAGACTAAGCAAACCTCGACCAACGCCTAAAAGACGGACTAGCTCGTTTGCCCGACCTTGCCATTCCAGGAAAGGTTGTCCTCGTTCAGTATGGCCCACGCCGATATGACAGGGCTGTAAACCACGCTTAAAACCGGTACCCAACGCCTTGACAGCGGCCTCTTTGGCTGCAAAACGCTTGGCCAGAAAATACGCGGGCTGCTTGCTGGC containing:
- the cysM gene encoding cysteine synthase CysM — protein: MDYPTIEDFVGHTPLVRLQRLPGESSNTLLVKLEGNNPAGSVKDRPALSMIQYAEERGEIKPGDTLVEATSGNTGIALAMMAAIKGYRMVLVMPENMSAERRAVMKAFGAEIILVTSQEGMEGARDLALEMEAEGKGRVLDQFANPDNPRAHYEGTGPEIWRDTRGSITHFVSSMGTTGTIVGVSRYFKAQNPAVKIIGVQPLEGASIPGIRRWPEAYLPKIYDPAAVDQIIDVSQEEAEETTRQLAAQEGIFVGISSGGAVAAALRLAKEIQNSTIVVIICDRGDRYLSTSVFPG
- the acpS gene encoding holo-ACP synthase — translated: MIFGIGTDIVQVSRMTALLERYGERFPRRILTGDEFREFSASKQPAYFLAKRFAAKEAAVKALGTGFKRGLQPCHIGVGHTERGQPFLEWQGRANELVRLLGVGRGLLSLADEKDYALAFVTLLTEREDIRSDLKSGERALNPHKLPDNGSEGHGLEERG